A region from the Neurospora crassa OR74A linkage group V, whole genome shotgun sequence genome encodes:
- a CDS encoding short-chain dehydrogenase/oxidoreductase, with protein MPFPYKTVLITGATSGIGLALAERMINSGVFVIAVGRRKDRLDALVKQHGSDKVAAEPFDISDLSALPNWVKHITTTYPTLDSILLNAGLQKTLLFTNPTAIDLAAHTTELTTNYLSPLNMIALFMPHLISLAPNPTSIIVVTSGLSVIPLPRCANYSASKAAAHSLVWSLRAQLTGPEAEHTKHIKVVEIMPPAVKTELHTIQPDLVEMGLGDIGMELNEFADFTWGELQNEEREEVWVDQQRGWKEVDAKRREVFEGSVKAFRGMGLKF; from the exons ATGCCTTTCCCCTACAAGACCGTCCTCATCACCGGCGCCACCTCCGGCATCGGCCTCGCGCTCGCCGAGCGCATGATCAACAGCGGTGTCTTTGTCATCGCCGTCGGCCGCCGCAAGGACCGTCTCGACGCTCTCGTCAAGCAGCACGGTTCCGACAAGGTGGCCGCTGAGCCCTTTGACATTTCTGACCTTTCCGCCCTTCCCAACTGGGTCAAGCA CATCACAACCACCTACCCCACCCTGgactccatcctcctcaacgcCGGCCTGCAAAAGACCCTCTTGTTCACCAACCCCACCGCCATCGACCTCGCCGCCCACACCACCGAACTCACCACCAACTATCTTTCTCCCCTGAACATGATCGCCCTCTTCATGCCACACTTGATCTCCCTCGCCCCCAACCCCAcctccatcatcgtcgtcaccTCCGGTCTTTCGGTAATCCCCCTCCCGCGCTGCGCCAACTACTCTGCCTCCAAAGCCGCCGCCCACTCGCTTGTGTGGTCCCTGCGCGCACAACTTACCGGCCCAGAGGCAGAGCACACCAAGCACATCAAGGTGGTGGAAATCATGCCCCCCGCGGTCAAGACGGAGTTGCACACGATTCAGCCGGACTTGGTGGAGATGGGACTGGGCGATATTGGAATGGAACTGAATGAGTTTGCGGATTTCACGTGGGGGGAGCTGCAGAAtgaagagagggaggaggtctGGGTGGATCAGCAGAGGGGGTGGAAGGAGGTGGATGCgaagaggagagaggtgTTTGAGGGGAGTGTCAAGGCTTTTAGGGGGATGGGGTTGAAGTTTTGA